One Natator depressus isolate rNatDep1 chromosome 3, rNatDep2.hap1, whole genome shotgun sequence DNA segment encodes these proteins:
- the CYP1B1 gene encoding cytochrome P450 1B1, protein MEAFANSAALRRLGEALPSIPPLQNALLLLLSLLAAIHLAKLLLRQRRLEPPGPFPWPLIGNAAQLGSAPHLTFARLARTYGDVFQLRLGSRPVVVLNGERAIRGALVRQGAAFAGRPRFPSFQLVSGGRSLAFGGYSELWKLQRRLAHATVRAFSTGSPAPRRLLEQHLLGEARALVALLVRGSAGGAFLDPSRSLVVAVANVMSALCFGRRYGHGDAEFLRLVGRNEQFGRTVGAGSLVDALPWLQRFPNPVRAAYRAFRQLNRDFYSFVRGKFLQHRGSLRPGAAPRDMLDAFIRLQQEQPRLPLEHVPATVTDIFGASQDTLSTALQWLLIFLLRYPKVQVKMQEEVDRIVGRDRLPCAEDQPHLPYVMAFLYESMRFSSFVPVTIPHATTVDTSIMGYLIPKDTVIFINQWSVNHDPEKWSNPEDFDPTRFLDENGFINKDLTSNVMIFSLGKRRCIGEELSKMQLFLFTSILVHQCNFIANPNEDSKMDFTYGLTIKPKPFTVNVTLRETMDLLDKAVQRLQAEKTATENHLSANL, encoded by the exons ATGGAAGCGTTTGCCAACAG CGCGGCCCTCCGGCGGCTGGGAGAGGCGCTCCCCAGCATCCCGCCCCTGCAGAacgccctgctgctgctcctctccctgctcGCCGCCATCCACCTGGCGAAGCTCCTCCTGCGGCAGCGGCGCCTGGAGCCCCCGGGCCCTTTCCCGTGGCCCCTGATCGGCAACGCGGCTCAGCTGGGCAGCGCCCCGCACCTCACCTTCGCCCGCCTGGCCCGCACCTACGGCGACGTGTTCCAGCTGCGCCTGGGCAGCCGGCCCGTGGTGGTGCTGAACGGCGAGCGCGCCATCCGCGGGGCGCTCGTCCGCCAGGGGGCCGCCTTCGCCGGCCGGCCgcgcttcccctccttccagctGGTGTCCGGCGGCCGCAGCCTGGCCTTCGGCGGCTACTCCGAGCTGTGGAAGCTGCAGCGCCGGCTGGCGCACGCCACGGTGCGGGCCTTCTCCACCGGCAGCCCGGCCCCGCGCCGCCTGCTGGAGCAGCACCTGCTGGGCGAGGCGCGGGCGCTGGTGGCGCTGCTGGTGCGGGGCAGCGCGGGCGGCGCCTTCCTGGACCCCTCGCGCAGCCTGGTGGTGGCCGTGGCCAACGTGATGAGCGCCCTGTGCTTCGGCCGCCGCTATGGCCACGGCGACGCCGAGTTCCTGCGCCTGGTGGGGCGGAACGAGCAGTTCGGCCGCACGGTGGGCGCCGGCAGCCTGGTGGACGCGCTGCCCTGGCTCCAGCGCTTCCCCAACCCGGTGCGCGCCGCCTACCGCGCCTTCCGCCAGCTCAACCGCGACTTCTACAGCTTCGTGCGGGGCAAGTTCCTGCAGCACCGCGGCAGCCTGCGCCCCGGGGCCGCCCCCCGCGACATGCTGGACGCCTTCATCCGCCTCCAGCAGGAGCAGCCCCGGCTGCCGCTCGAGCACGTGCCCGCCACCGTCACCGACATCTTCGGGGCCAGCCAGGACACCCTCTCCACCGCCCTGCAGTGgctcctcatcttcctcctccg ATATCCAAAGGTGCAGGTTAAAATGCAAGAAGAAGTGGATAGGATTGTTGGCAGAGATCGCTTGCCCTGTGCAGAAGATCAACCTCATTTGCCCTATGTTATGGCTTTCCTTTATGAATCCATGCGTTTCAGCAGCTTTGTGCCAGTCACTATTCCACATGCCACCACAGTCGACACCTCCATAATGGGCTACCTCATTCCAAAAGATACAGTCATATTCATCAATCAGTGGTCAGTGAATCATGATCCAGAAAAATGGTCCAACCCAGAGGATTTTGATCCAACAAGATTCCTGGATGAGAATGGATTCATTAACAAAGATCTTACTAGCAATGTGATGATTTTCTCATTGGGTAAACGTAGGTGCATTGGAGAGGAGTTATCCAAGATGCAGCTCTTTCTCTTTACCTCCATACTGGTACACCAGTGCAATTTTATTGCTAATCCAAATGAAGACTCTAAAATGGAC